One genomic segment of Candidatus Berkiella aquae includes these proteins:
- the folB gene encoding dihydroneopterin aldolase — translation MDTITLSDIALKTIIGIHDWEKTIPQTLRLDITFQTDAASIAVSDNIAEAIDYEKVVQHIIAFAHSQQFQLIESFADRLANDLLNHFPTTSIALTVHKPGALKEAKDVAIRVVRSR, via the coding sequence ATGGACACTATCACGCTAAGCGATATCGCATTAAAAACCATTATCGGTATACATGATTGGGAAAAGACCATTCCACAAACCTTGCGACTTGATATCACATTTCAAACGGATGCGGCGAGTATTGCTGTCTCAGATAATATTGCCGAGGCTATCGATTATGAAAAAGTGGTACAGCATATCATCGCTTTTGCGCATTCTCAGCAATTTCAATTGATTGAATCCTTTGCCGATCGACTAGCAAATGATTTATTAAATCATTTTCCAACGACGAGTATTGCCCTCACAGTACATAAACCGGGCGCACTCAAAGAAGCCAAAGAT
- the plsY gene encoding glycerol-3-phosphate 1-O-acyltransferase PlsY, with the protein MQLLILIVGVIGAYLLGSISSAILVSKILRLPDPRTEGSGNPGATNVLRIGGKGPAILVLLGDVAKGWLPVMLVKYFTTDPWIISSVLLAAVMGHIFPLFFQFKGGKGVATAVGGLLGLSLTLGSIFIFTWLGIFALTRYSSLSALIAISAVPLFAWGFLDKRYAVVLALLALVIIWRHRSNVKRLLEGKEEKSSFSSKRN; encoded by the coding sequence ATGCAACTCTTAATACTCATTGTTGGTGTGATTGGGGCTTATTTACTAGGCTCTATTTCAAGTGCCATTTTGGTTTCTAAAATATTACGTCTACCCGATCCCCGCACGGAAGGTTCTGGGAATCCCGGCGCAACCAATGTGTTACGTATTGGTGGTAAGGGCCCTGCCATTTTAGTGCTATTAGGAGATGTCGCCAAAGGCTGGTTGCCTGTCATGTTGGTGAAATACTTTACAACCGATCCTTGGATTATTAGCAGTGTTCTGTTAGCTGCAGTGATGGGGCATATATTTCCTCTCTTTTTTCAATTTAAAGGTGGCAAAGGGGTTGCAACCGCTGTGGGCGGCTTATTGGGGTTGTCTTTGACCTTGGGTAGTATTTTTATTTTCACCTGGTTAGGTATTTTTGCGTTAACACGTTATTCATCACTCTCTGCGTTAATTGCCATTAGTGCCGTACCCTTGTTTGCATGGGGATTTCTCGATAAACGTTATGCGGTTGTGTTAGCGCTTTTAGCGTTAGTGATTATTTGGCGACATCGTAGCAACGTGAAACGATTACTCGAAGGTAAAGAAGAAAAATCCTCATTTTCTTCAAAGCGAAACTGA
- a CDS encoding efflux transporter outer membrane subunit, with translation MRNKIVVLITLLLLQGCTVGPDYVRPETIVPIEYKEAPPNGWKTASPQDDCERGPWWEVFNDPVLNALINQVEISNQNIQVAQAQYRQAQALVAQARANYFPVITTNASVSRSKTPTFNNLNKESNSDSDFGDNVSNEYLVTAGTTWEPDLWGSVRRLVEANKAARDASKAQLALTTLLMQSSLAQTYFQLRGLDGDQRVFDETVNNYQKLYKITYNRYQVGVASKGDVLQVKSLLEQAQASAIDNRINRALYEHAIAVLIGEVPANFTLAPCDTIYPVAYIPIEIPSALLERRPDIAQAERQVAQANAEIGVAMAAYFPVLTLNGEYGYDTNQFLKLFSGPASLWSIGAQLAQTVFDGGARKANVQIATANYDATIANYRQVVLAAFQDVEDNLATLRILNQELIVQEASLKTAEQALTIITNEYKAGTAALADILNAEITTFNASKGVNDVRYRRLYAAVGLINALGGDYPTEED, from the coding sequence GTGAGAAATAAAATAGTCGTACTCATCACTCTTTTGCTGTTACAAGGTTGCACTGTGGGGCCTGATTATGTCAGGCCAGAAACCATTGTTCCAATCGAATATAAAGAAGCGCCGCCTAATGGTTGGAAGACGGCATCTCCTCAAGATGATTGTGAGCGTGGGCCCTGGTGGGAAGTTTTTAACGACCCTGTTTTAAATGCATTGATTAACCAAGTCGAAATTTCTAATCAAAATATTCAAGTGGCACAAGCACAGTATCGCCAAGCACAAGCGCTGGTTGCACAAGCCAGAGCCAATTATTTTCCCGTCATAACAACCAATGCCAGTGTCTCGCGTAGCAAAACGCCAACCTTCAATAATTTAAATAAAGAATCTAATAGCGATTCTGATTTTGGTGACAATGTCAGTAATGAGTATTTGGTGACTGCCGGCACAACGTGGGAACCCGATCTCTGGGGCAGTGTCAGGCGTTTAGTTGAAGCAAACAAAGCAGCGCGTGATGCCAGTAAAGCGCAATTGGCATTAACGACCTTATTGATGCAAAGTTCGCTTGCTCAAACCTATTTTCAGCTACGAGGTTTAGATGGTGATCAGCGCGTTTTCGATGAAACAGTTAATAACTATCAAAAATTATACAAAATTACTTATAATCGTTATCAAGTGGGCGTTGCTTCTAAAGGCGATGTCTTGCAAGTCAAAAGTTTGTTAGAGCAAGCTCAAGCCAGTGCGATCGATAATCGCATTAATCGAGCACTTTATGAACATGCGATTGCGGTGCTAATCGGAGAAGTCCCTGCAAATTTCACCTTAGCACCTTGCGATACCATTTATCCTGTTGCTTATATTCCTATTGAAATTCCTTCAGCCTTGCTTGAAAGAAGACCCGACATTGCGCAAGCTGAACGCCAAGTAGCACAAGCCAACGCCGAAATCGGTGTTGCAATGGCGGCCTATTTTCCCGTTCTTACTTTAAATGGCGAATATGGCTATGATACGAATCAGTTCTTAAAATTGTTCTCAGGTCCTGCAAGCCTGTGGTCCATCGGCGCACAACTGGCACAAACCGTGTTCGATGGTGGAGCTCGTAAGGCTAATGTACAAATTGCGACCGCCAACTACGATGCAACGATTGCAAATTATCGCCAAGTTGTTTTGGCTGCCTTTCAAGATGTTGAAGACAATTTAGCAACACTGAGGATCCTGAATCAAGAACTCATTGTGCAAGAAGCTTCTCTGAAAACCGCCGAACAAGCTTTAACTATCATTACCAACGAATATAAAGCAGGTACAGCAGCACTGGCGGATATTTTAAATGCAGAAATTACGACCTTTAATGCAAGCAAGGGTGTCAATGATGTGAGGTATCGGCGCTTGTATGCGGCTGTCGGATTAATCAATGCCTTGGGGGGAGATTATCCGACAGAGGAGGATTAG